A window of Lagopus muta isolate bLagMut1 chromosome 14, bLagMut1 primary, whole genome shotgun sequence contains these coding sequences:
- the SLC26A2 gene encoding sulfate transporter, whose translation MTAMAEFNNVQSVSEMPEEGEAKRGFYHRMFLEPQEEKRNLKALMVKQVKKTCSCTPAKVKDCVLSFFPIVQWLPKYNPKECLLGDIMSGVIVGVLLVPQSIAYSLLAGQEPIYGLYTSFFAGIIYCIFGTSRHISVGIFGALCLMVGQVVDREVLRAGYEMEPAALSDHMDTAVHVNSTAAPVNQTLQKLLCDKTCYAIKVGATMTFIAGVYQVAMGFFQVGFVSVYLSDSLLSGFVTGASFTILTSQAKYLLGLDIPRSSGVGSLITTWINIFRNIHKTNMCDVITSFLCFLVLIPTKELNEHFKSRLKAPIPVELVVVVAATLASHLGKLKETYGSSVAGHIPTGFLPPSPPDWNLIPNVALDAIPIAVIGFAITVSLSEMFAKKHGYTVKANQEMYAIGFCNIIPSFFHCFTTSAALAKTLIKESTGCRTQVSGIVTSLLILIVLLVIAPLFYSLQKCVLAVITIVNLRGALRKFRDLPKMWHLSRVDTVIWLVTMVSSALISTEIGLLIGVCFSMLCVIFRTQKPEAPLLGWVAESETYESLSAYKNLETKPGVVVLRFEAPLYYINKECFKSALYKQTGVNPALVKAAKKKAAKRMLREKEAGSGGSQTNVSMELVSEPLGFHTIVIDCCAVQFLDTAGIRTLKEVCKDYSEIDVQVLLAQCNPSVRSSLMRGEFFKEGEDHLLFHSVHQAVDFALGAQEHSRTCASKN comes from the exons ATGACAGCCATGGCAGAATTCAACAACGTTCAGTCAGTGTCTGAAATGCCAGAAGAAGGTGAAGCTAAACGTGGCTTCtatcacagaatgtttttggAACCtcaggaggagaagaggaacCTGAAGGCTCTGATGGTTAAACAAGTGAAGAAAACTTGCAGCTGCACTCCAGCCAAAGTTAAAGACTGTGTTTTGAGTTTCTTTCCCATCGTGCAGTGGCTTCCTAAGTACAATCCAAAAGAGTGCTTACTGGGAGACATAATGTCCGGTGTGATTGTGGGGGTCTTGCTAGTCCCACAGTCAATTGCTTATTCTCTCTTGGCTGGGCAGGAGCCTATTTATGGCCTTTATACGTCCTTCTTTGCAGGCATTATTTATTGCATATTTGGAACCTCTCGCCACATCTCTGTTGGTATCTTTGGTGCGCTCTGCCTGATGGTGGGACAAGTGGTGGATCGTGAGGTGCTGAGAGCCGGCTATGAGATGGAgccagctgctctcagtgacCACATGGATACAGCAGTGCACGTGAACTCCACCGCAGCACCTGTGAACCAGACATTACAGAAGCTGCTCTGTGATAAAACCTGCTACGCAATAAAAGTGGGAGCCACCATGACCTTCATAGCTGGGGTTTATCAG GTGGCCATGGGTTTCTTTCAAGTGGGCTTTGTCTCAGTGTACCTCTCCGATTCATTGCTCAGTGGATTTGTCACGGGTGCCTCCTTTACCATCCTGACATCCCAAGCTAAGTACCTCCTGGGTCTGGACATTCCACGGAGCAGTGGCGTCGGCTCCCTCATAACCACGTGGATAAACATCTTCAGAAACATACACAAGACTAACATGTGTGATGTCATCACCAGCTTTTTGTGCTTTCTTGTTCTTATCCCAACTAAGGAGCttaatgaacattttaaatCCAGGCTCAAGGCTCCAATTCCAGTTGAATTAGTTGTGGTTGTGGCAGCTACTCTGGCATCTCACTTAGGGAAGCTGAAAGAAACCTATGGCTCAAGTGTTGCTGGGCACATCCCAACTGGCTTTCTGCCACCCAGCCCTCCTGACTGGAACCTGATTCCTAACGTGGCATTGGATGCTATCCCCATCGCTGTCATTGGCTTTGCCATCACTGTTTCCCTCTCAGAAATGTTTGCCAAGAAGCATGGTTACACCGTGAAGGCCAACCAGGAAATGTATGCCATTGGCTTCTGCAACATCATTCCCTCTTTCTTCCATTGCTTCACAACAAGTGCAGCTCTTGCTAAGACTCTTATTAAAGAGTCAACAGGCTGTAGAACACAGGTTTCTGGCATTGTGACTAGTTTGTTAATCCTAATAGTCCTCCTTGTGATTGCACCTTTGTTTTATTCCCTTCAGAAATGTGTCCTTGCTGTTATAACCATTGTAAACCTCAGAGGTGCCCTGCGAAAGTTCAGAGACCTGCCAAAAATGTGGCATTTGAGCAGGGTGGACACGGTGATCTGGCTAGTTACTATGGTGTCCTCAGCACTCATCAGTACTGAGATTGGTCTTCTGATTGGTGTTTGTTTCTCAATGCTTTGCGTCATTTTTCGAACTCAGAAACCAGAGGCACCATTGCTTGGCTGGGTGGCAGAGTCTGAAACATATGAGTCCCTGTCTGCTTATAAGAACTTAGAAACTAAGCCAGGAGTTGTGGTGCTGCGTTTTGAAGCACCCCTCTACTACATCAACAAAGAGTGCTTCAAATCCGCACTGTATAAGCAAACTGGAGTCAACCCAGCCTTGGTGaaggcagcaaagaaaaaggcagcaaaaagaaTGCTTAGAGAGAAGGAAGCGGGTTCTGGTGGCAGCCAGACCAACGTTTCCATGGAGCTTGTGTCCGAGCCGTTGGGGTTTCACACAATAGTGATTGACTGTTGTGCAGTACAGTTTCTGGACACAGCAGGAATCCGCACGCTCAAAGAGGTCTGCAAGGACTACAGTGAGATAGATGTccaggtgctgctggcacagtgcAATCCTTCGGTGAGGAGCTCCCTAATGCGGGGAGAATTCTTCAAAGAGGGGGAGGACCATCTTCTCTTCCACAGTGTGCATCAGGCCGTGGACTTCGCACTGggtgcacaggagcacagcaggaccTGTGCTTCTAAGAACTAG
- the LOC125700141 gene encoding sulfate transporter-like — protein sequence MQERERHRAQRRLQATKKSQRMVGEEQRLKEWKKTSQRHNLQHELKEYGLPAAMEDKSSQTSGQSKDVQSSLTPEEPPVNFTHIKLEENEPIDFRTKDFILKKAREVCKCNHQTIITFFCQLFPVLDWLPHYNIKMQLLGDVISGLLVGIVAIPQSISYSLLANQDPIYGIYTNFFCSIIYVAMATSRHNFVGSFGVLCLMIGQSVNRHLQLAGYDDNTDSLLVGNATSSSDEMGTCDRSCYAITVALSLSFLVGLYQILLGVLQLGFVSVYLSEPLLSGFVAGSSLTIITSQMKYLLGLNIPRHEGVGSFILTWVDLFRYIQNTNICDLVTSLVALAVIIPVKMINDRYKDKMKAPFPVELLVVIVATVVSYCFNFEERYKSSVCGAIPTGFRKPTLPDTKLFSSLAVDALPIAIIGFAMTVSLAEIFGKKHGYAVRANQEMIAIGMCNLVPSFFYCFASSAALTKTLLKESTGTQTQLSSLVTSLVLLLVLLWIAPLFYSLQTAILGVVTIVNLRGGLKTFCETPRMWQLSKLDTVVWWITMLASTLITTEIGLLVGVCFALLCVIFRTQRPRATLLGKVSNTEIYEDQSAYKQVSSIANIKIFRFESSLYYANKDYFKTALYQKTGVNPALLAARHHRAKTRARAETGNRKSIFNTLFGCLKPSKKHVERSPTSVCLPSLDMHTLIIDCGAMQFIDTMGLSVLKETHSDYQELGVQVLLANCNPLLRRRLRDGGWAAGAHGGQPAFHSVHHAVQFAQQWYHEQQQESRERRDAALDPEDLSVEASL from the exons ATGCAAGAAAGGGAAagacacagagcacagagaaggcTTCAGGCAACTAAAAAATCACAAAGGATGGTAGGGGAAGAACAGAGActgaaggaatggaaaaaaacttCCCAAAGGCACAATCTTCAGCATGAATTGAAAGAGTATGG CCTTCCTGCTGCAATGGAGGACAAGTCAAGCCAGACATCAGGACAGAGCAAAGATGTGCAGAGCTCCCTAACACCAGAAGAGCCTCCTGTCAACTTTACGCACATCAAGTTGGAGGAGAATGAGCCCATAGACTTCAGGACTAAGGATTTTATCCTGAAAAAAGCCAGAGAGGTCTGCAAATGCAATCATCAAACCATCATCACCTTCTTCTGCCAGCTGTTCCCAGTGCTAGACTGGCTTCCCCATTACAACATCAAGATGCAGTTGCTTGGGGATGTCATATCTGGGCTCCTGGTGGGGATAGTCGCCATCCCTCAGTCCATCTCCTATTCCCTGTTAGCCAACCAGGATCCCATCTATGGAATCTACACAAACTTCTTCTGCAGTATCATCTATGTCGCTATGGCCACTTCACGCCACAACTTCGTGGGATCCTTCGGAGTCCTCTGCCTGATGATTGGGCAGTCTGTGAATCGGCACCTCCAGCTAGCAGGGTACGATGACAACACTGACTCTCTGCTGGTGGGCAATGCCACCTCCTCCAGCGATGAGATGGGTACCTGTGACAGGAGCTGCTATGCCATCACTGTGGCCCTTTCCTTGAGCTTTCTGGTCGGTCTTTACCAG ATCCTGCTGGGGGTTTTACAGCTGGGCTTTGTGTCTGTCTACCTGTCAGAACCTCTCCTCAGCGGCTTTGTGGCCGGCTCCAGCCTCACCATCATCACCTCCCAGATGAAGTACCTCCTCGGGCTGAATATTCCCCGTCACGAAGGGGTGGGGTCCTTCATCCTGACATGGGTGGATCTTTTCAGGTACATCCAAAACACCAATATCTGCGACCTGGTCACCAGCCTGGTTGCTTTGGCCGTCATAATACCTGTCAAAATGATCAATGATCGGTACAAGGACAAGATGAAGGCCCCATTCCCTGTAGAGCTGCTCGTGGTCATCGTAGCCACAGTAGTATCTTACTGCTTTAACTTCGAAGAGCGATACAAGTCTTCTGTTTGTGGGGCCATCCCCACCGGCTTCAGGAAACCCACCCTACCAGATACAAAGCTGTTTTCCAGCCTGGCAGTCGATGCTCTGCCCATTGCTATTATAGGCTTTGCTATGACGGTCTCCCTGGCGGAAATCTTTGGCAAAAAGCATGGCTATGCTGTCCGTGCCAACCAAGAGATGATCGCCATTGGCATGTGCAACCTGGTCCCATCTTTCTTCTACTGCTTTGCTAGCTCTGCAGCCTTGACCAAGACTTTGCTGAAGGAGTCCACAGGGACCCAAACGCAGCTCTCTAGCCTGGTCAcctccctggtgctgctgctggtgttgCTGTGGATCGCTCCGCTCTTCTACTCTCTGCAAACTGCCATCCTGGGGGTGGTCACCATTGTCAACCTGCGGGGCGGCCTGAAGACATTTTGTGAAACCCCACGCATGTGGCAGCTCAGCAAGCTGGACACGGTGGTGTGGTGGATAACCATGCTGGCCTCCACGCTGATCACCACAGAGATAGGGCTCCTCGTGGGcgtctgctttgctctgctctgcgtCATCTTCCGCACGCAGAGACCCAGGGCCACGCTCCTGGGCAAGGTCAGCAACACAGAAATCTACGAAGACCAGTCTGCTTACAAGCAGGTCAGCAGTATTGCCAACATCAAAATCTTCCGCTTTGAGTCGTCCCTTTACTATGCCAACAAAGACTATTTCAAGACTGCGCTCTACCAGAAAACTGGGGTCAatcctgccctgctggctgccaggCATCACAGGGCAAAGACCCGGGCAAGAGCAGAAACAGGCAACAGGAAGAGCATTTTTAACACTCTGTTTGGTTGCCTGAAACCTTCCAAGAAACACGTGGAGAGGTCACCCACAAGCGTCTGCCTGCCATCCCTAGATATGCACACCCTAATCATTGACTGCGGGGCTATGCAGTTCATAGATACCATGGGTCTCTCCGTGCTGAAAGAGACGCACAGTGACTACCAGGAGCTCGGTGTCCAGGTGCTCCTGGCCAACTGCAACCCCCTCCTCCGCCGCCGGCTGCGGGATGGaggctgggctgctggggcACACGGCGGCCAGCCGGCTTTCCACAGCGTGCACCACGCGGTGCAGTTTGCACAGCAGTGGTACCacgagcagcagcaggagagcagagagagaagggatGCTGCCCTGGATCCTGAGGACCTGAGCGTCGAAGCGTCTCTGTAG